From Plodia interpunctella isolate USDA-ARS_2022_Savannah chromosome 18, ilPloInte3.2, whole genome shotgun sequence, a single genomic window includes:
- the RIC-3 gene encoding titin isoform X8, which translates to MANEEVLGPRKTMFVLVIVVGCFAVLWPRILSPLILGHTQEQLKPNKFDREAGCCEVLFESEVAVLEIVNEVCNTIAHGDLKSPYAAAECRKFVNETCGLDIAVFLKRSENVGKTTKMLLDTMKNSNSSCLKEHFGVPVMSLSSHQAYNSWTLPDTLKQERPSIRGVGPHPALRERGRAIPPGVPTPPSRVVPMPPHVRVRSSPLSVYFELDIKPPPIPGMRPPLGSPGGPVPAPKSSMGFVMPIYTICIIVFFVYTLSKILFRRVDAPYEPVDPDPQFRRRVFRDDSRTSPDKLVVTAISGLVAEVQQQMEASYAQNQQRQDAQDNNARPYTNGTVLHNHGPVHIVASEYRESKDKSPEPKEKSPQPKEKEPETKEPSKEPSPETKEFTPEPREPEPTSEPESKEPTPRPVILQSEDVKTKDESPIRNTQDNSEESGSEPELEPIDVEESKNDAKAETEEFLNETKDSLVKEQQSTSDLLEEALKEDKYEALEDEEDEEDGIEVPEKSSVKVVGMETSAGVAGTAGGAWRRVAPPEPAPRPAHEAEEVKSIFLETEIPQQSRVLVADFAEDREARPKPTKRSPMLVSGKMTLSLIQDAPRDTPDRDPESTLDDFTTASALTQAAEKEEDLSDEEIEEEIEIEEIEEEVEEEEEEPQKLEKEPTQG; encoded by the exons ATGGCGAACGAGGAGGTGTTGGGTCCTCGAAAGACGATGTTCGTATTAGTGATTGTTGTGGGGTGTTTCGCGGTGTTGTGGCCCAGGATCCTGTCTCCGCTGATCTTGGGCCACACGCAGGAGCAGTTGAAGCCGAACAAGTTCGACCGGGAGGCAG GGTGCTGTGAAGTACTCTTCGAATCTGAAGTGGCCGTACTGGAAATTGTCAACGAAGTCTGCAACACGATAGCCCATGGAGACCTAAAATCACCGTATGCAGCAGCCGAATGTCGAAAATTTGTCAACGAAACTTGCGGATTGGACATAGCAGTGTTTCTGAAACGAAGCGAGAATGTTGGAAAGACAACAAAGATGTTGCTGGACACCATGAAAAATAGCAACAGTTCATGTCTGAAGGAGCATTTTGGTGTACCAGTAATGAGTTTAAGCTCCCACCAAGCGTACAATTCGTGGACTCTACCGGACa ctCTAAAACAAGAACGGCCTTCAATCCGAGGCGTGGGTCCTCACCCAGCCCTCCGCGAGAGAGGGCGTGCGATCCCTCCCGGGGTCCCGACACCCCCGTCCAGAGTCGTGCCGATGCCCCCCCATGTCAGGGTACGATCCTCCCCCCTTTCGGTCTACTTCGAGCTGGACATCAAG CCCCCTCCAATCCCGGGCATGCGGCCCCCCCTGGGCTCCCCCGGGGGCCCCGTGCCTGCCCCCAAGTCTTCCATGGGCTTCGTCATGCCAATTTACACTATATGCATTATAGTCTTCTTCGTGTACACCCTTAGTAAG ATCCTGTTCAGGCGAGTCGACGCTCCATACGAACCCGTGGACCCGGATCCTCAGTTCAGGAGGCGGGTCTTCAGGGACGATTCTAGAACTTCGCCAGATAAACTtg TTGTTACGGCCATATCGGGCCTGGTAGCCGAGGTGCAACAGCAAATGGAGGCGAGCTACGCGCAGAACCAGCAGAGACAG GATGCGCAGGATAACAATGCTCGTCCGTACACCAACGGAACAGTTCTACACAATCATGGACCGGTCCATATTGTAGCCAGCGAATACAGAGAATCCAAAGATAAGTCTCCCGAGCCAAAAGAGAAATCCCCACAACCCAAAGAGAAAGAACCAGAGACTAAAGAACCCTCTAAAGAGCCAAGCCCAGAAACCAAAGAATTTACTCCGGAACCCAGGGAGCCTGAACCGACTTCTGAACCGGAAAGTAAAGAACCTACTCCCAGACCTGTTATTCTACAGTCTGAAGATGTTAAAACAAAAGACGAAAGTCCCATACGAAATACTCAAGATAATTCAGAGGAATCAGGTTCAGAACCAGAATTGGAGCCAATTGATGTAGAGGAATCTAAAAACGATGCGAAAGCTGAAACAGAAGAATTCTTGAATGAAACGAAGGACAGTTTGGTCAAAGAGCAACAATCGACTTCAGATCTTTTAGAAGAAGCTCTTAAAGAAGATAAATATGAAGCCTTAGAAGATGAAGAGGATGAGGAAGATGGAATAGAAGTACCTGAAAAATCGAGCGTAAAG GTGGTAGGGATGGAGACGAGCGCGGGTGTGGCGGGGACGGCGGGAGGCGCCTGGCGCCGCGTGGCGCCGCCGGAGCCCGCGCCGCGCCCCGCG CACGAAGCCGAGGAGGTGAAGTCCATATTCCTGGAGACGGAGATCCCGCAGCAGTCGCGGGTGCTGGTGGCGGACTTCGCCGAGGACCGCGAGGCCCGCCCCAAGCCCACCAAGCGTTCTCCT ATGTTGGTGAGCGGGAAAATGACATTATCACTGATACAGGACGCGCCGAGAGACACGCCGGACAGAGACCCAG AATCAACGTTGGATGATTTTACTACGGCCAGTGCGCTCACGCAGGCCGCCGAG AAAGAGGAAGATCTATCAGACGAGGAGATCGAAGAAGAGATAGAGATAGAGGAAATCGAGGAAGAAGTTGAGGAAGAGGAGGAAGAGCCGCAGAAATTGGAGAAGGAACCCACACAGGGGTAG